One genomic region from Sphingomonas paeninsulae encodes:
- a CDS encoding RlmE family RNA methyltransferase, producing the protein MSRGGSGGRTRVKTGRGRTVSSNRWLARQLNDPYVKRAHAEGLRSRSAFKLIELDERFGFLRGVRSVVDLGIAPGGWSLVVRRQVPKAAIVGIDLLPVDPIMGVTILEMDFMLDEAPGLLIDALGSAPDLVLSDMAANTVGHTQTDHLRTMGLVEAAAEFAYDVLKPGGTFVAKVFAGGADSAMVADLKRNFTTVKHAKPAASRKESSEWYVVAQGFKGEELRNQRAAERNLE; encoded by the coding sequence GTGAGCAGAGGCGGTAGTGGCGGACGGACGCGGGTAAAGACGGGGCGGGGACGCACGGTGTCCTCGAATCGCTGGCTCGCGCGCCAGTTGAACGATCCTTATGTGAAGCGCGCCCATGCCGAAGGACTTCGTAGCCGGTCCGCATTCAAGCTGATCGAGTTGGACGAGCGATTCGGGTTTCTGCGCGGTGTGCGATCTGTAGTCGATCTCGGCATCGCGCCAGGCGGCTGGTCTCTGGTCGTCCGCAGACAGGTTCCGAAGGCCGCGATCGTGGGCATCGATCTGTTGCCGGTCGACCCGATAATGGGCGTGACGATCCTTGAGATGGACTTCATGCTGGACGAAGCGCCGGGGCTGCTGATCGACGCGCTCGGTTCGGCTCCCGATCTGGTGCTGTCGGATATGGCGGCAAACACGGTGGGTCATACCCAGACCGATCATTTGCGGACGATGGGGCTGGTCGAGGCGGCGGCTGAATTTGCCTATGATGTGCTGAAGCCCGGCGGAACGTTCGTGGCAAAGGTTTTTGCTGGCGGGGCAGACAGCGCGATGGTTGCCGACCTGAAGCGTAATTTCACGACTGTAAAGCACGCAAAGCCCGCCGCCAGCCGGAAAGAATCATCCGAATGGTATGTGGTGGCTCAGGGATTCAAGGGCGAAGAATTGCGCAATCAACGTGCCGCAGAACGGAACCTAGAATAA
- the acs gene encoding acetate--CoA ligase: protein MNDEIYPVPTSWAQEAKIDAARYAADYARSLSDSSGYWLEQAKTLNWITPPTLADESSFAEADFGVRWFADGVLNVSANCLDRHLATRGDQVAIIWEPDSPDAAPRHITYAELHADVCRLANVLKAQGVRKGDRVTLYLPMIPEAAVAMLACTRIGAIHSIVFGGFSPDALAGRITDCDSRIVITADEGRRGGKAVPLKANVDAAAELVTCLDAVIVVQVTGGDVPMKTGRDHYYADVMAAVSLDCPPEPMSAEDPLFLLYTSGSTGKPKGVVHTTAGYLLWASLTHNLVFDYRDGDIFWCAADVGWVTGHSYIVYGPLANGATTLMYEGVPNWPTPARIWEVVDKHKVNQIYLAPTALRALMREGDSFVMQTSRASLKLLGTVGEPINPEAWRWYHEVVGQGRCPIVDTWWQTETGGHMISPFPGATALKPGSATVPFFGVEPKLVDADGKILEGAAEGNLVITRSWPGQMRTVWGDHERFFQTYFSTYPGTYFTGDGCRRDGDGYYWITGRVDDVINVSGHRMGTAEVESALVLHRSVAEAAVVGFPHDIKGQGIYAYVTLNVGEEPTDELRQKLVKWVRMEIGPIATPDALQFTPGLPKTRSGKIMRRILRKIAEGDVSSLGDTSTLADPSVVDDLIANRVS, encoded by the coding sequence ATCCGATTCATCCGGTTACTGGCTGGAACAGGCAAAGACACTCAACTGGATCACGCCGCCCACGCTCGCCGATGAGAGCAGCTTTGCCGAGGCCGATTTCGGGGTACGCTGGTTCGCCGATGGCGTGCTGAACGTGTCGGCCAATTGCCTCGACCGCCATCTAGCAACGCGCGGCGATCAGGTCGCTATTATCTGGGAACCCGACAGCCCGGACGCCGCCCCGCGTCACATCACTTATGCCGAACTGCACGCCGATGTCTGTCGCCTCGCCAATGTGCTGAAGGCGCAGGGTGTCCGCAAGGGCGACCGTGTTACCCTGTATTTGCCGATGATCCCCGAAGCGGCGGTGGCGATGCTGGCCTGCACGCGCATCGGTGCAATCCATTCGATCGTGTTCGGCGGGTTTTCTCCCGATGCGCTCGCGGGGCGCATTACCGACTGTGACAGCCGCATTGTCATCACTGCGGATGAAGGCCGTCGCGGTGGCAAGGCCGTGCCGTTAAAGGCCAATGTCGACGCCGCTGCCGAACTGGTGACCTGTCTCGATGCCGTTATCGTTGTGCAGGTGACCGGCGGCGATGTGCCGATGAAGACAGGTCGCGATCATTATTATGCCGATGTGATGGCGGCGGTCTCGCTGGACTGCCCACCTGAACCGATGAGCGCCGAAGACCCGCTGTTCTTGCTCTACACCAGCGGATCGACCGGTAAGCCAAAGGGAGTCGTCCACACCACTGCGGGCTATCTGCTCTGGGCCAGCCTGACGCACAATCTCGTTTTCGACTATCGCGACGGCGACATCTTCTGGTGCGCGGCCGACGTCGGCTGGGTCACCGGTCATAGCTATATCGTCTATGGCCCGCTGGCGAACGGCGCGACCACGCTGATGTACGAAGGCGTGCCGAACTGGCCGACGCCTGCGCGGATCTGGGAAGTCGTGGACAAGCACAAGGTCAACCAGATCTACCTCGCTCCGACCGCCCTGCGCGCACTGATGCGCGAAGGCGACAGCTTTGTGATGCAGACCAGTCGGGCATCGCTGAAACTGTTGGGAACAGTGGGCGAACCGATCAATCCCGAGGCATGGCGCTGGTATCACGAGGTCGTCGGCCAAGGGCGTTGCCCGATCGTGGACACATGGTGGCAGACCGAGACCGGCGGCCATATGATCAGTCCGTTCCCCGGTGCGACAGCGCTTAAGCCCGGCAGCGCGACAGTGCCGTTCTTTGGCGTCGAACCGAAGCTTGTGGATGCGGACGGCAAGATTCTGGAAGGTGCCGCAGAAGGCAACCTTGTCATCACGCGAAGCTGGCCCGGCCAGATGCGCACCGTGTGGGGCGACCACGAGCGTTTTTTCCAAACCTATTTCAGCACATATCCCGGCACTTATTTCACTGGCGACGGGTGCCGCCGCGATGGCGATGGTTATTACTGGATCACGGGCCGGGTGGACGACGTTATCAATGTCTCCGGTCATCGGATGGGTACCGCCGAGGTTGAATCGGCGCTGGTCCTGCACCGCAGCGTCGCAGAGGCTGCGGTTGTTGGCTTTCCGCACGATATCAAGGGGCAGGGCATTTACGCCTATGTGACGCTGAACGTCGGCGAAGAACCGACCGACGAATTGCGTCAGAAGCTGGTTAAATGGGTTCGCATGGAGATCGGCCCGATCGCCACGCCCGACGCTCTCCAGTTCACGCCCGGCCTGCCGAAGACCCGCAGCGGAAAGATCATGCGGCGCATCCTCCGCAAGATTGCCGAGGGGGATGTTTCGAGCCTGGGCGACACATCCACGCTCGCCGATCCGTCGGTCGTCGATGATTTGATCGCAAACCGGGTGAGCTGA
- a CDS encoding M23 family metallopeptidase, whose amino-acid sequence MLSPDNTLPANAPRFGSTFGRADTAFPTPFFDRFEFAPDLGADIGSRKWWRGLATCAALCAMTYTLSPGLRALPASTPPAMGADAWEAARAQSIAPLAWGGDTGSRMAATDAVHSLTDTPERPTLQLNATIGQGDGFARALERAGVGAAEAAQVTRMTAEVVDPSQIAPGTALGLTLGRRENRNDARPLDDLNFRARFDMKLSFTRVGNALSMQRQPIAVDHTPMRIAGTVNNGVYVSATGAGAPPKAVETYIRAIASKVQLGNLDNGARFDMVVERARAATGEVQFGKLLYAGLINGNQATRMIQWTIGGRTEWYDAAGVGQQHGGFAMPVIGHKTSGYGMRFHPILGYSRMHQGVDYGAVYGTPIHAATDGIVSFAGWHGGHGNMVKLNHAGGLGTGYAHMSRIAVAPGTRVSQGQIIGYVGSTGLSTGPHLHFEVYRNGSVVNPGSVNFSATSLLSGSELVAFNNRLKQFTATR is encoded by the coding sequence GTGCTGTCGCCAGACAATACGCTACCGGCAAATGCTCCACGATTCGGGTCAACATTCGGGCGCGCCGACACCGCTTTTCCGACTCCTTTTTTCGATCGCTTCGAATTCGCTCCCGACCTTGGTGCCGACATCGGTTCGCGCAAATGGTGGCGCGGCCTCGCAACGTGCGCCGCTTTGTGCGCAATGACTTATACGCTGTCGCCGGGCCTGCGCGCCCTGCCCGCGTCAACACCCCCAGCCATGGGCGCCGACGCATGGGAAGCCGCACGTGCCCAATCCATTGCTCCATTGGCGTGGGGCGGAGATACCGGAAGCCGGATGGCGGCAACTGACGCCGTCCACAGCCTGACCGACACCCCCGAACGTCCGACATTGCAGCTAAACGCCACGATCGGACAGGGCGACGGCTTCGCCCGCGCTCTGGAACGTGCGGGCGTCGGCGCGGCTGAAGCGGCTCAGGTCACTCGCATGACGGCTGAAGTTGTCGACCCTTCGCAAATCGCACCCGGAACCGCGCTTGGCCTGACACTTGGCCGCAGAGAGAACCGCAACGATGCACGCCCTCTCGATGATCTGAATTTCCGCGCTCGATTCGATATGAAGCTGTCGTTCACGCGCGTTGGCAACGCACTGTCGATGCAGCGCCAACCGATCGCCGTCGATCACACCCCAATGCGAATTGCCGGCACCGTGAACAACGGGGTTTATGTTTCTGCGACAGGCGCTGGTGCACCACCAAAGGCGGTCGAAACCTACATCCGCGCTATCGCTTCCAAGGTTCAACTGGGAAACCTCGATAACGGCGCACGCTTCGACATGGTCGTCGAACGTGCACGCGCTGCTACGGGAGAGGTCCAGTTCGGCAAGCTACTCTATGCTGGGCTGATTAACGGTAATCAGGCAACCCGGATGATCCAGTGGACCATAGGTGGCCGCACCGAATGGTATGATGCCGCAGGCGTCGGCCAGCAGCACGGGGGCTTTGCAATGCCTGTCATCGGTCACAAGACCAGCGGCTATGGGATGCGGTTTCACCCCATTCTTGGCTATTCACGGATGCACCAGGGCGTCGATTACGGGGCAGTTTACGGGACGCCCATCCACGCCGCCACCGATGGCATCGTGTCCTTTGCCGGATGGCATGGCGGCCACGGCAACATGGTAAAGCTGAACCACGCTGGCGGCCTTGGAACAGGCTACGCGCACATGAGCCGCATCGCAGTCGCGCCGGGCACGCGCGTTTCGCAGGGGCAGATTATCGGTTATGTCGGATCGACTGGCCTTTCTACCGGCCCACATTTGCATTTCGAGGTTTATCGTAATGGCAGCGTCGTCAATCCGGGGTCGGTGAATTTCTCTGCCACCTCGCTATTGAGCGGTTCCGAACTGGTTGCATTCAACAACCGGTTGAAACAGTTCACCGCAACGCGCTGA
- a CDS encoding helicase-related protein, whose translation MDSKLVAVLGPTNTGKTHLAIERMCAHSSGMIGFPLRLLAREVYDRVVAIKGAGEVGLITGEEKILPPKARWLLCTAESMPMDRDVAFLALDEAQIGADPERGHVFTDRMLHARGREETMILGSESLGGMVRALMPKAEITKRPRFSTLSYAGAKKLSRLPKRSAIVAFSAEEVYAVAEMLRRARGGAAVVMGALSPRTRNAQVAMFQAGEVDYLVATDAIGMGLNMDLSHVAFASLNKFDGHRQRRLTLSEMAQIAGRAGRHQRDGTFGSLGGEEMFRPEEVEAIEEHRFPRIEHLYWRDGDPDVSTLSALIAALEARPERPQLRAAPEAVDLAVLKRLADDPLVAERARHPVRVARLWEACGLPDFRKVGPEHHAKTVARIYRHLTEGAGHIPTDWFAAEIARLDEVGGDIPALGGRIAAARTWAYIAHRADWLADPKHWAARTEALEEKLSDALHKKLTDRFVDRRTTVLMREIGADPAMLDVAVADDGVVSVEDEPIGRLDGFAFTVDPSARVGERKRLLAAAERRLPKERARRAQALVDAPDKEFVLTAEPIGISWRGTTVARLVPGRALLEPRVIPDPAIGLLTATDRERVSQRVENWLTVTLQRYLSPLIAMATTGGDLFTPPRVRALLAPLAASGGSIERAAMDAPLNALDADDRRILRAAGLTVGTLDLFDARLLKPEPLRLIAALRAVRAKSMMPALPAPGTTVTDAPEPLPGFRKFGAKQVRIDLIERIARALHDLRKARLPFIPDPALATSFGVDARTFDHILRACGFRAESGGNWVWRSRPRAAPPKPAPQSPHFAALKGWASGV comes from the coding sequence ATGGATTCGAAGCTGGTCGCCGTCCTTGGGCCTACCAACACAGGTAAGACGCACCTCGCTATCGAGCGGATGTGCGCGCATTCCAGCGGTATGATCGGCTTCCCGCTGCGGTTGCTGGCGCGCGAGGTTTACGACCGGGTCGTCGCGATAAAAGGCGCGGGCGAGGTGGGCCTGATCACCGGCGAGGAGAAAATCCTGCCGCCGAAGGCGCGCTGGCTTCTGTGTACCGCCGAATCAATGCCGATGGACCGTGACGTCGCTTTCCTTGCGCTGGACGAGGCGCAGATTGGGGCTGACCCTGAACGCGGTCATGTGTTCACCGACCGGATGCTGCATGCCAGGGGGCGCGAGGAGACGATGATCCTTGGGTCAGAAAGCCTTGGCGGGATGGTTCGCGCGCTGATGCCCAAGGCCGAAATTACCAAGCGTCCGCGGTTTTCAACGCTGAGTTATGCGGGCGCGAAAAAGCTGTCGCGGTTGCCCAAACGGTCGGCCATCGTCGCGTTCAGTGCCGAGGAAGTTTATGCCGTGGCAGAGATGCTTCGCCGGGCGCGGGGCGGCGCGGCGGTGGTGATGGGTGCGCTCAGTCCACGCACCCGCAACGCGCAGGTTGCCATGTTTCAGGCGGGTGAGGTCGATTATCTGGTGGCGACCGACGCGATTGGCATGGGCCTGAACATGGACCTGTCGCACGTCGCGTTTGCGTCGCTCAACAAGTTTGATGGGCATCGCCAGCGGCGGCTTACGCTTTCGGAAATGGCGCAGATTGCAGGGCGCGCGGGGCGGCATCAGCGTGATGGCACGTTCGGTTCGCTGGGTGGAGAGGAGATGTTCCGTCCTGAGGAAGTCGAGGCGATCGAGGAGCATCGCTTTCCACGCATCGAGCATCTTTACTGGCGCGACGGTGATCCCGATGTCTCGACCCTGTCCGCGCTGATAGCGGCACTGGAGGCACGGCCCGAAAGGCCACAATTGCGTGCCGCGCCCGAGGCAGTCGATCTTGCCGTGTTGAAGCGGCTGGCCGACGATCCTCTGGTTGCCGAACGCGCCCGGCATCCGGTGCGGGTGGCGCGATTGTGGGAGGCGTGCGGCTTGCCCGATTTCCGCAAGGTTGGCCCCGAACATCATGCCAAGACGGTTGCGCGCATCTATCGTCATTTGACCGAAGGCGCCGGGCATATCCCGACCGACTGGTTTGCCGCCGAAATTGCCAGGTTGGATGAAGTCGGTGGCGATATTCCGGCGCTGGGCGGCCGGATCGCGGCGGCGCGGACATGGGCCTATATCGCGCACAGGGCGGACTGGCTGGCGGACCCGAAACACTGGGCGGCGCGGACCGAGGCGCTGGAGGAAAAGCTATCCGATGCTCTTCACAAAAAGCTGACCGACCGATTTGTCGATCGGCGGACGACGGTGTTGATGCGCGAGATCGGTGCCGATCCGGCTATGCTCGATGTGGCAGTAGCCGACGATGGCGTCGTTAGCGTTGAGGACGAGCCGATCGGGCGGTTGGATGGGTTTGCGTTCACCGTCGATCCTTCGGCTCGTGTGGGTGAACGCAAGCGGTTGCTGGCGGCGGCAGAGCGGCGATTGCCAAAGGAACGCGCACGGCGCGCGCAGGCATTGGTCGACGCGCCCGACAAGGAGTTTGTGCTGACCGCAGAGCCTATCGGCATATCGTGGCGCGGAACGACCGTAGCGAGGCTCGTTCCTGGTCGGGCGCTGTTGGAACCGCGTGTTATCCCCGATCCAGCGATCGGCCTGTTGACCGCTACTGACCGTGAGCGTGTTAGCCAGCGGGTCGAGAACTGGCTGACGGTGACGCTGCAACGGTATCTTTCGCCGTTGATTGCGATGGCGACGACGGGCGGCGATCTGTTCACACCACCGCGGGTGCGCGCTCTTCTGGCGCCGCTCGCTGCGAGTGGGGGTAGCATTGAGCGAGCCGCAATGGATGCTCCCCTGAACGCGCTTGATGCCGATGATCGGCGAATATTGCGGGCGGCGGGACTGACGGTGGGAACGCTCGACCTGTTCGATGCGCGACTGTTGAAACCCGAACCATTGCGCCTGATTGCTGCCCTGCGCGCGGTGCGGGCAAAATCGATGATGCCTGCTTTGCCTGCGCCAGGGACAACCGTAACCGATGCTCCCGAGCCGCTGCCCGGTTTCCGAAAGTTCGGCGCAAAACAGGTGCGGATCGACCTGATCGAACGGATTGCGCGCGCATTGCACGACCTGCGAAAGGCGCGATTGCCGTTTATTCCCGACCCGGCGCTGGCGACATCGTTCGGCGTCGATGCGAGGACATTCGATCATATTTTGCGGGCCTGTGGGTTTCGGGCGGAGAGCGGAGGCAATTGGGTCTGGCGCAGCCGTCCACGCGCCGCTCCACCGAAACCGGCACCACAATCACCCCATTTCGCCGCGTTGAAGGGCTGGGCAAGCGGTGTCTGA
- a CDS encoding RNA-binding S4 domain-containing protein → MSENSRSSSTMRLDKFLWFARLTKTRSAAQAIAASGHLRIDSRAIDRAHVSIRAGQVIAFPLGPRVRVLRIETLPVRRGPAPEARECYTDLVGYGKAATVIDGTAPES, encoded by the coding sequence GTGTCTGAAAACTCCCGATCGTCCAGCACGATGCGCCTCGACAAATTCCTGTGGTTCGCGCGCCTGACCAAGACGCGCAGCGCGGCGCAGGCGATTGCGGCGAGTGGCCACCTCCGTATTGACAGCCGCGCCATCGACCGTGCTCACGTTTCCATCCGTGCCGGGCAGGTCATCGCGTTTCCGCTCGGGCCACGCGTTCGGGTCTTACGGATCGAGACACTACCGGTGCGACGTGGGCCTGCTCCAGAGGCGCGGGAATGTTATACGGATCTGGTTGGGTACGGAAAAGCGGCAACGGTGATTGACGGGACCGCTCCGGAATCCTAA
- a CDS encoding Ppx/GppA phosphatase family protein — protein sequence MADVTVPLPQGSGGKRNGNAANQGTASAAHRQPWSNARRTFAALDLGTNNCRLLIARPAENDGFTIIDAFSRIVRLGEGLAGSGRISDAAIERAMSALSVCADKLVRRGVHLSRAVATEACRRAENGQDFVDRVYRETGIALDIIDAGEEARLAVAGCHALLEPGDGPALIFDIGGGSTELVRVERGEDEPRIVAWRSVPWGVVSLSEVEPHDAPDREGRLAAYDRMRERFAEAITDFVSPETIAEPFSLRLLGTSGTVTTLASVHLGLNVYDRRAVDGLRVPSDSLRAISASLAGQTVAERARVACIGNERADLVVAGCAILDAILDIWPAPRVGIADRGIREGILRALIASSAR from the coding sequence ATGGCGGACGTAACAGTCCCGTTGCCGCAGGGTTCTGGTGGGAAACGGAACGGTAATGCGGCCAATCAGGGAACGGCTTCGGCTGCGCATCGCCAGCCGTGGTCGAATGCGCGTCGCACATTTGCCGCGCTCGACCTTGGCACGAACAATTGTCGGTTGCTGATCGCCCGCCCGGCCGAAAACGACGGTTTCACGATTATCGACGCTTTTTCGCGGATTGTCCGGTTGGGCGAAGGACTCGCTGGCAGCGGACGGATAAGCGATGCGGCAATCGAACGAGCCATGTCGGCATTGTCGGTGTGTGCTGATAAACTGGTGCGGCGTGGCGTTCATCTGTCGCGTGCGGTTGCGACGGAAGCCTGTCGTCGCGCCGAAAACGGGCAAGATTTTGTGGACCGGGTTTACCGGGAAACCGGCATAGCCCTGGATATCATCGACGCTGGCGAAGAAGCGCGACTGGCTGTTGCCGGGTGCCATGCTTTGCTTGAACCGGGCGATGGTCCGGCGCTCATTTTCGACATCGGCGGGGGATCGACTGAATTGGTCCGCGTTGAGCGTGGTGAAGATGAGCCGCGCATTGTTGCCTGGCGCAGCGTGCCGTGGGGCGTTGTGTCGCTTTCCGAAGTTGAGCCGCACGATGCACCCGATCGCGAGGGGCGACTGGCAGCTTATGACCGTATGCGCGAGCGGTTTGCAGAGGCGATTACCGATTTCGTCAGTCCGGAAACCATCGCTGAGCCTTTTTCGTTGCGGTTGCTGGGGACCAGCGGGACGGTGACGACCCTCGCCAGTGTGCATCTGGGTTTAAACGTTTATGACCGGCGCGCAGTCGATGGGTTGCGTGTTCCATCCGATTCGCTGCGCGCAATCAGTGCCAGCCTGGCCGGACAGACGGTGGCGGAACGTGCGCGGGTTGCGTGCATCGGCAACGAGCGCGCTGACCTCGTCGTCGCAGGTTGCGCGATACTGGACGCCATTTTGGATATTTGGCCGGCCCCACGGGTCGGGATTGCCGATCGTGGTATCCGCGAAGGTATATTGCGGGCGCTCATTGCGTCGTCCGCTCGGTGA